Part of the Rhizobium sp. WYJ-E13 genome is shown below.
CGACGACGGCTGGCGGGAACACATGCGGAATGCCGTGCGCATGGATGGCGATCATCGAGATCGCCTTTTCCGAGCCAACCGAGCCGACGACCGACAGAACCTTGGCGCGAGGCAGGCCGAAACGGCCGAGACGCGCAATCTCTACCTCGACCAGATCACCGTCCTTGGCATCGCCCTTGTAGTCGGGATCGATCACCATTTCCTCGCCGCGCCGGTCGATCGGCAGCAGGCGTCCGGCGCCCCCGGGCGCATCCTTGAAGACGCCCATGGTGGCGCCGCGCCGCTTGTCGATCACCTTGATGATGCGGGCGGTATAGGCCGGTCCGCCCCGGTCGACAGCGGGGAATATCTTGGCGAGGATGCGGTCGCCGAGGCCGGCAACGGGCGACTTGCCCTTGCCCTGGCGCCCTGCCGGAGATTGCTGGCGGATGGCGACGGCGGGCGCCACGCCCTGATCCTCTGGCCATTCGGCCGGCCGGCCGATCAGATCGCCGTCCTTGTCGCGGGTGGTGATGTCGAGCACGGTGACGGGCGGCAGCGCGCCTGGCCTGATCAGCGACTTGCGGCTCTTCTGCAGCATGCCTTCCTGCTCCAATTCCTGCAGCAGATGCTTGAGCTCGACACGGCTTTCACCCTTCAGCCCGAAGGCCTTTGCGAGTTCGCGCTTGGAGGCTTTCTGCGGATGCTCGGCAATGAAGCGCAGGATGACCTCGCGCGGCGGCAGGACGCCGTGCGCGATATTCAATGGCTCAGGCGCAGCTTCCCTGCTCGCGCGGCTGATCTTTCCCGGGCGTTTGCCCATGGGTTTCGTAGTCTCGCGCGGGTCTCTCGCCACTCTCAGCTCTTTTTCGTTTTCGCCGGTGCTTTTGCCTTGGTCGCCTTCGGCTTTGCGGCAGTCTTCGTCGTCTTGGCTTCAGCTGCGGCAGCCTTCGGCTTTGTGGCGGACTTAGGCTTCGCAGCCGTCTTAGTCTTGGGCTTAGCGGCAGGGGCCCTGCCGGCCTTTTCCGCAATCAGCACCAGCGCTTCCTCGACGGTGATGGCCTGCGGATCCTTGCCTTTTGGCAGCGTCGCGTTGACCTTGCCCCAGTTGACATAGGGACCATAGCGCCCGTCACGAACGGTGATCGCGCCGCCATCGGGATGATCGCCGAGCTCCTTCAATGCTGCCGGTGTGCTGCGGCCTCCGCCCGGCGCCTTGTTCTGTTTTTCCGCAATCAGCGTCACGGCGCGGTTGAGGCCAACCGAGAAGACGTCCTCGATGCTCTCCAGATTGGCATAGGTGCCATCATGCAGCAGGAATGGCCCATAGCGACCGAGCCCGGAAGAGATCATCTTGCCGGATTCCGGATGTTTGCCGATGTCGCGCGGCAGCGAGATCAGTGCCATCGCCTTTTCGTAGTCGATATCTTCGGGCTTCCAGCCCTTGGGAAGGGACGAGCGCTTGGCCTCCTTGCCGTCGCCGCGCTGGATATAGGGTCCGAAACGGCCGGACCTTAGCGTCAGTTCCTCGCCGGTGGTCGGATCGGTGCCGAGGTTCTTCGGCTCGTTCAGCGCGACGCCTTCAGCCTCACCGCCGTTTTCGGAAGAAAGCTGGCGGGTATAGTTGCATTCCGGATAGTTCGAGCAGCCGACGAAGGCGCCATACTTGCCGAGTTTCAGGGACAGGTTGCCGGTGCCGCAAACCTGGCAGATGCGCGGATCGCTGCCGTCCTCGCGCTTGGGGAAGACCAGCGGTGCCAGCGCCTCGTTCAAGGAGTCTAAAACGTTGGTGACGCGCAGTTCCTTGGTATCTTCGATCTGCGAGAAGAAATCCTTCCAGAAATCGCGAAGGACCTGCTTCCAGTTGAGTTCGCCGGCCGAAATCCGGTCGAGCTTTTCTTCGAGATCGGCCGTGAAGTCGTACTCCACATACTTCGTGAAGAAACTTTCGAGGAAGGCGGTGACCAAACGACCCTTTGCCTGCGGGATCAGCTTGCGCTTGTCGATCGTCACATAATCGCGGTCGCGCAAAGTCGCGAGCGTCGCGGCATAGGTGGATGGACGGCCGATGCCGAGCTCTTCCATCTTCTTGATGAGCGAGGCTTCCGAATAGCGCGGCGGCGGTTCGGTGAAATGTTGCGTGGAGTTGATCTTCTGCTTGGCGAGGTTTTCGCGCGCATTGATCTCCGGCAGACGGCCATCCTCGTCATCGGCATCGTCGCTCTGCTCGCCATCTTCCTTCTGGTCGGTATAGGCGGCGATGAAACCGTCGAAACGGATGACGGAGCCGACGGCGCGCAGCCCAGCCTTCTGGCCGTTCTTGTCGGCGAGGATTTCGGCCGTGGTGCGCTCGATTTCGGCGGATGCCATCTGGCTGGCAATGCCGCGCTTCCAGATCAGGTCGTAGAGGCGGATCTGGTCGGCATCGAGGAACTTGCGGACTCGGTCGGGCGAACGATTGAAATCGGTCGGGCGGATCGCTTCGTGCGCTTCCTGGGCGTTCTTCGCCTTGGTGGAGTAAAGACGCGCCTTCTCTGGCAGATAACGGTCGCCGAACTGTTCGCCGATGGCGCTCCGCGCCGCATCGATCGCTTCGGGGGCCATCTGCACACCGTCCGTACGCATATAGGTGATGAGACCGACGGTCTCGCCGCCGATGTCGACGCCCTCATAAAGCTTCTGCGCAATCTGCATGGTGCGCGAGGCCGAGAAGCCGAGCTTGGAGGACGCCGCCTGCTGGAGCGTCGAGGTCGTGAAGGGCGGTGCCGGATTGCGCTTGACGGGCTTTGCCTCGACGCTTTCGACGACGTAGCTTGCACCTTCCAGCAGCGCCTTCAGCTTGCCGGCTTCCTCGCCATTGGCAATCGAGCGCGGCTGCAACCGCTTTCCGTCGGCAGAAACCAGCCTTGCCTCGAACTCGTCGCCGCGCGGCGTCTTGAGCAGCGCCGACAGGTTCCAGTATTCCTCGGATATGAAACGTTCGATTTCGGATTCACGGTCGCAAACCAGGCGCAGCGCAACCGATTGCACGCGGCCTGCCGAACGCGCGCCGGGCAGCTTGCGCCAGAGAACGGGCGAGAGATTGAAGCCGACGAGATAATCGAGCGCGCGGCGTGCCAGATAGGCATCGACCAGCGGGACGTCGATGTCGCGCGGATCGGCCATCGCATCGAGCACGGCCTTCTTGGTGATGGCATTGAAGACGACGCGCTTGACCGGCTTGCCGTTGATGACACGCTTCTTGTTCAGAAGATCGAGAACATGCCAGGAGATTGCTTCGCCTTCGCGATCGGGGTCGGTTGCCAGAAACAAGGCATCGGAGGATTTCACCGCGTCGGCAATATCCTTCATGCGTTTGGACGAGGCGCCATCCACCTCCCAGAGCATCTCGAAATCCTGATCCGGAAGAACTGATCCATCCTTGGCAGGCAGATCGCGCACATGGCCGAAAGAGGCGAGCACCTTGTATCCTGGACCCAGATACTTGTTGATCGTCTTGGCCTTGGCAGGCGATTCCACCACTACAACATTCATGATGATTCTCTAAAAAAGATGCCGATCCGGCGAACAAGCAGGCGGAACACGCACTGCAACATGAATACCGGCCCTCCGACATGGACAGGGAATTCGCTCCGGTCAAGAGGTTTGCTCTAATTTTACCTCTTTCCGATGCGTCGCAACCATTGCGAGATAGAAAGTATGTTGCAATTCAAGATAATTGCTCTATCGTTTTTGAAGCGTGGTTCGGGCTCCTTGTAAAGCAGCCTTTTCTGATTTCACAGAGACAATTATGGCGCCCAAGGTTGCAGAAAAAGACATCGATCGCTTGGCATCGCTTGAGAACATTACTTTCATCCGGCAGATGCTCGGCGAATTGCACCAGGTGGCAGAACGCGAAAAGGCGGAGATGCTCTGCTATCTCATCGAGATGGCTTATGTCGAGGCTGGAGACCTGCAGTCACGCATGCATGACGGCTCAGTCGGTCATGGAAATTGAAACCAACCCGCCGGCATGGCGGTGAAGCCGCCCGGCCATATCCAGCTCCAGGAGAACGAGATAGACTGCGGAAGCCGAAAGACCGGTGTGACGGATGATGTCGTCGACCTCCACAGGCGTCGGACCGAGCGCATCGCTGACGAGCGTGCGATCCGTTTCGTCGGGCGGAAGCGACATCCTGCCGCCCTCGCGCTTCGGTTCTTCGGCTGATGGCAGCGAGAAGAGATCGGGCTGGGAGAGCGGCGCCAGCGCTTCCACGACATCCTCGGGCGAAGTGACGATCATCGCTCCCTCTTTGAGAAGGCCGTTCGTGCCGTGGCAGCGTGGATCGAGCGGCGAACCTGGCACGGCAAAGACCAGCCGCCCGAATTCGCCGGCCATCCGCGCCGTGATAAGCGAACCGGAGCGAACTGCTGCCTCCACGACCGCGACGCCGAGCGAGATTCCCGCAATCAGCCGGTTGCGGCGGGGAAAATCACGCGCACGCGGCTCCCAGCCGAAAGGCATCTCGCTGACGGCAAGCCCGTTGCCATTCCATATCTCCTCGAGCAGTCCGACATTTTCAGGCGGGTAGGGCTGGTTGAGCCCTCCGGCCATTGCGGCAATGGTGCCGGTATCGAGGCTCGCCCGATGGGCGGCCGTATCGATGCCGCGGGCAAGGCCGGAGACGACCAGATAGCCAGCCCGGCCGCAGTCTCGGGCAATCATCGCCGCGAACTTCGCGCCGCTGATGGAGGCATTGCGCGAACCGACGATGCCGACCGCCGGCCTGTTTAGCACGGAAAGATCGCCTTTGACCGCGAGCAGCGGCGGCGCGCCGTCGATCTGGCGTAGCGCCTGCGGATAATCGGGCTCGCCGATGCCGACGAAACGGGCGCCGAAACGCTGGGCCGCCTCGAGTTCGCGATGCGCTTCAGCCTCGGTGGCGATGCGGATCGAACGGGTCGCACCGCCGCGCGCCGAAAGCTCCGGCAGCATGGAAAGTGCCGCTTCCGCTGAACCGAAATGATTGATGAGATCACGAAAGGTCGCAGGGCCGACATTGTCGGAGCGGATCAGCCTCAGCCAAGCGATCCTCTGTCTCTCCGTCAGCGCAATTCCCTTTGGCTTTGCGCTGAGCGCGTCCATTACCCCTTAGCCCCGATCTTGCTTTCCGTGCCATTCATCAGGCGGGAAATATTTGCCTTGTGCTTCCAGTAGGAGACGACGGTCATGATCGCCATGATTGCCGCAACCTTTTCATCACCCAATATCCACAATGCAACCGGAATGACAAGCATCGCAATCAGCGCGGAAAGCGAGGAATAGCGGGTGATAAAGGCGGTCCCCAGCCAGACGGCTGCAAAGAGGAGAACCATTGACGGCGCAACACCGAGAAGCGTGCCGATATAGGTGGCGACACCCTTGCCGCCCTTGAAGCCGATCCAGACCGGAAAAAGGTGGCCGATGAAGGCGAAGAAACCGGCGATGATACCCGCTTCCTCGCCCGCAAAATAGGCCATGATCCAGGCGGCTGCGGCCGCCTTCAGCGCATCGAGCAGCAGCGTTGCGGCTGCAAGCTTCTTGTTGCCGGTGCGCAGAACATTCGTCGCGCCGATATTGCCGGAACCGATGCTGCGGACGTCGCCAAGGCCGGCGGCGCGTGTGAGGATGAGGCCGAACGGGATGGAGCCGAGCAGGTAGCCGACGACAACAGCCACAAGCGCCAGAGGCAGCGTAATCTGCCAGGTAACAAGATCAGATATCATTTTTGTTCCCCAATCCTTTGCCGAGAGGCTGCCCAGAAGGGCTGTGCAGCCCTCAGCCCTGCAATGCGTGAACCAGCTTGCCGCCCACATAGGTCGCGACGGCTCGTCCGCTGAAGCGTGCATCCTCGAACGGCGTGTTCTTCGAGCGGGAAAGAAGCATGTCCTTGGCGACAAGCCAAGGCTCCTCCAGGTCGATCAAGGCAATATCGGCCTTGGCGCCGGGCTTCAGCGTTCCGGCATCAAGACCGAAGATCTGCGCCGGTCGCGTCGACATCGCATCGATCAGCCGCATCAGGCTGACCTGCTCGCTGTGATAGAGCCGCAAAGCTGCCGCGAGCATGGTTTCGAGCCCGACCGCACCGTCCTCGGCTTCGCCGAAGGGCAGGCGCTTGGTATCGACATCCTGCGGATCGTGCGAGGAGACGATAATATCGATCGCGCCCTTCGCCAGCGCATCCACCATCGCCACCCGGTCATCCTCTGAGCGCAGCGGCGGATAGAGCTTGAAGAAGGTCCGGTATTCGCCGATGTCGTTCTCGTTCAGCGCCAGATTGTTGATCGACACGCCGCAGGTGACTTTCGCGCCGCGCGAGCGGGCAAGCTCGATCGCCTCAACCGATTCCGGAACGGAGATCATTGCTGCGTGAT
Proteins encoded:
- the topA gene encoding type I DNA topoisomerase, whose translation is MNVVVVESPAKAKTINKYLGPGYKVLASFGHVRDLPAKDGSVLPDQDFEMLWEVDGASSKRMKDIADAVKSSDALFLATDPDREGEAISWHVLDLLNKKRVINGKPVKRVVFNAITKKAVLDAMADPRDIDVPLVDAYLARRALDYLVGFNLSPVLWRKLPGARSAGRVQSVALRLVCDRESEIERFISEEYWNLSALLKTPRGDEFEARLVSADGKRLQPRSIANGEEAGKLKALLEGASYVVESVEAKPVKRNPAPPFTTSTLQQAASSKLGFSASRTMQIAQKLYEGVDIGGETVGLITYMRTDGVQMAPEAIDAARSAIGEQFGDRYLPEKARLYSTKAKNAQEAHEAIRPTDFNRSPDRVRKFLDADQIRLYDLIWKRGIASQMASAEIERTTAEILADKNGQKAGLRAVGSVIRFDGFIAAYTDQKEDGEQSDDADDEDGRLPEINARENLAKQKINSTQHFTEPPPRYSEASLIKKMEELGIGRPSTYAATLATLRDRDYVTIDKRKLIPQAKGRLVTAFLESFFTKYVEYDFTADLEEKLDRISAGELNWKQVLRDFWKDFFSQIEDTKELRVTNVLDSLNEALAPLVFPKREDGSDPRICQVCGTGNLSLKLGKYGAFVGCSNYPECNYTRQLSSENGGEAEGVALNEPKNLGTDPTTGEELTLRSGRFGPYIQRGDGKEAKRSSLPKGWKPEDIDYEKAMALISLPRDIGKHPESGKMISSGLGRYGPFLLHDGTYANLESIEDVFSVGLNRAVTLIAEKQNKAPGGGRSTPAALKELGDHPDGGAITVRDGRYGPYVNWGKVNATLPKGKDPQAITVEEALVLIAEKAGRAPAAKPKTKTAAKPKSATKPKAAAAEAKTTKTAAKPKATKAKAPAKTKKS
- the dprA gene encoding DNA-processing protein DprA translates to MDALSAKPKGIALTERQRIAWLRLIRSDNVGPATFRDLINHFGSAEAALSMLPELSARGGATRSIRIATEAEAHRELEAAQRFGARFVGIGEPDYPQALRQIDGAPPLLAVKGDLSVLNRPAVGIVGSRNASISGAKFAAMIARDCGRAGYLVVSGLARGIDTAAHRASLDTGTIAAMAGGLNQPYPPENVGLLEEIWNGNGLAVSEMPFGWEPRARDFPRRNRLIAGISLGVAVVEAAVRSGSLITARMAGEFGRLVFAVPGSPLDPRCHGTNGLLKEGAMIVTSPEDVVEALAPLSQPDLFSLPSAEEPKREGGRMSLPPDETDRTLVSDALGPTPVEVDDIIRHTGLSASAVYLVLLELDMAGRLHRHAGGLVSISMTD
- the plsY gene encoding glycerol-3-phosphate 1-O-acyltransferase PlsY, whose translation is MISDLVTWQITLPLALVAVVVGYLLGSIPFGLILTRAAGLGDVRSIGSGNIGATNVLRTGNKKLAAATLLLDALKAAAAAWIMAYFAGEEAGIIAGFFAFIGHLFPVWIGFKGGKGVATYIGTLLGVAPSMVLLFAAVWLGTAFITRYSSLSALIAMLVIPVALWILGDEKVAAIMAIMTVVSYWKHKANISRLMNGTESKIGAKG